CTTCGCGTGCATACCGACTGGTCGCAGCTTGACAAACGGAGGGACCTGCCCCAGCCGGTTGGGAGCCGTTGGTATGCCGAATACACCGATCATCTGATTCCCCGGGAGGACTATGGGCAATTGATCCCCTACGCCGGCCTTCGTCTGATGGATGACTGGCCCGCCCGGGACGGCTGCCTGTACGGTCTGATGACCCGGGAGGGCAAGGTGGTCTCCGACCCCGTGTACAGCGCGGTCTATCGCCCCGGCGGCTATGACGCCTCCGGCCGGTGGCAGCCTCTTCCCCTGCTGATTCTGGAACAGGGGGACCCCTCCGCGGAGGAAGGTTCTTGGGATCCAAGCATATGCGCCGTGGCCGCCGGTGACGGCAGATGGTGCACGCCCTTTGACTACCGCACCCTGTCCGCCGGTGCGCAGGGCCTTCTCCTGTTCCAGCCGGACAGCTTCACGGTGATGGCCCCGGATGGCGCAATCCGGCGGGTCTGGACAGTGGAGGAGATGGGTATCTCCCAGGGGGCGTTCGACTCCCTCCTCTCCGACGTCGTCTGGGGTGAGGGAATCGGAGGAGAGTGGGTGGAGGACTATATGGCGATAGGTTGGGAAGAGGACAGGGGCGGCGAAGCCCTCCGGGCCTTTGACCTTGTCACCGGAGAAATCAGAGTCTTCACCATGGAGACGTGGATCGGGATGGGGGACCAACTCCATGAGATGCCGGAGGAACCGGGGCCCGCCGTGCCCAATGCGGATCGGCTGCGGGACCAGCTGCTGGGCGATGACGCGCCGGGGCTGCTGGTGGTGGCGGACTATGCAACGGCCGATGCGCCCCGCATCTATTACCGGGAGGATGGAACGCCGCTCCCCCAATTTACGCTGTATGGAAACAGATGGTATGAACAGGTCTCCGTGGTGGGCGGCCTCATCGAGGTGCTGGATTGGAACACGGCGTCCTATTACGATCTGGATACGCTGGAATGCCGGTTCCGCACGTACCTGGGCTATGAGAATGATTGACGGAACCGCTCTCCTCCGGCGCCGCGGATGCAGCGCCAGAGATGCGGCGTCAGAAAAAGGAAAAGACGCGCATCTTTGTAAGATGCGCGTCTTTTTGCTATTTTTTCCCGCCGTGGAGGGATTTCATACGCTTTTCGTGATCCAGAATACGCTTGCGAATCCGCAGGCTCTGGGGCGTCACCTCCAGCAGCTCGTCGTCCGCCAAAAACTCCAGGCACTGCTCCAGGCTCATCTGTCTGGGTGGAACCAAACGCAGCGCGTCGTCGGAGCCGGAGGCGCGGGTATTGGTCAACTGCTTCTTCTTGCAGACGTTCACCGTGATGTCATCCGACTTGGGGGACTGGCCCACCACCATGCCGCCGTAGACCGGCACGCCAGCGCCGATGAACAGCGTGCCGCGCTCCTGGGCATTGTAGAGGCCGTAGGTGATGGACTCACCCGTCTCAAAGGAGATGAGAGAGCCGGTGCCCCGGCGCTGGATGTCCCCCTTGTAGGGAGCATAGGAGTCGAACACCGAGGCCATGATGCCCTCGCCCTTGGTGTCGGTGAGAAACTCGTTGCGGTATCCGAACAGCCCCCGGGCGGGAATCAGAAACTCAATCTTCATCCGGTCGCCAATGGGCGTCATCTCCGCCATGTCGCCCTTGCGGGAGCCTAACTTCTCAATGACGCTGCCCACATACTCGGAGGGCACGTCCACCACAAGCCGCTCAATGGGCTCGCAGGTCTTCCCGTCGATCTCCTTATAGAGGACGCGGGGCGGGGACACCTGGAACTCATAGCCCTCCCGGCGCATGGTCTCAATGAGGATGGACAGGCTCATCTCTCCCCGGCCGGCCACGTTGAAAGAGTCGGTGGCGTCCTCGATCTCGCTGACCCGCAGCGAGACATCCTTCAGCGTCTCCCGCTGCAGCCGGTCCCGGATCTGGCGGGAGGTGACGAACTTCCCCTCCCGGCCCGCAAAGGGCGAGTCGTTGACGGAGAAGGTCATCTCAAGGGTGGGGGCGGATATCTTCACAAAAGGCAGCGGCTCCACACAGCCCGGCGCGCAGATGGTGTCGCCGATGGTGATATCGCCGATGCCGCTCATGGCGATGATATTGCCGGCGGTGGCCTCGGTGACGGGCTTGCGGCCCAGCCCCTCAAACTCATACATGGAGACGGCCTTGGCCTTTTTGGCCGGGGCGTCCGGGTCATGGTAGTTGCACACTGCGATCTCCTGGTTCTGCTTCAGCGTGCCCCGCTCCACACGGCCGATGGCAATCCGGCCCACAAAGTCGTTGTAGTCGATGGAGGACACCAGCATCTGGAAGGGCTGTTCCACATCGGCCTCCGGCCCGGGAATATACTCAAGGATGGTCTCAAAGAGCGGCACCAGGTCCGTTCCCGCCACGTCGGGGGAATAGGAGGCCGTGCCGTTGCGACCGGAGCAGAACAGCATGGGGGAATCCAGCTGCTCCGGCGTGGCGTCCAGGTCCATCAGCAGCTCCAGCACCTCGTCCACCACCTCATGGATGCGCTGGTCCGGGCGGTCAATCTTGTTGACCACCACGATGACCCGGTGCCCCAGTTCCAGGGCTCGGCTGAGCACAAAGCGGGTCTGGGGCATGGGGCCCTCGGCGGCGTCCACCAGCAGAATAACGCCGTTGACCATCTTCAGGATGCGCTCCACCTCTCCGCCGAAATCGGCGTGGCCCGGGGTGTCCACCACATTGATCTTCACATCTTTATATGCAATGGCCGTGTTTTTGGCCAAGATGGTAATGCCCCGCTCCCGCTCCAGGTCGCCGGAGTCCATCACCCGGTCCACCATCTCCTGGTTTTCCCGGTAGGCGCCGCCCTGCTTGAGCATCTCGTCCACCAGGGTGGTTTTTCCATGGTCAACGTGGGCAATGATGGCAATATTCCTCAAATGTTTGTTCTGCAAAATAGAAGCCCCTTTCTCTATGGCCTGCTTGTCCGTCCGGCCCGCAATGGATCGGCGCAAATCTCAACACCGACGCAATATTATATTCTATTATCCGCACTTTTTCAAGCATAAATTCCCGCATTTTGGAAAAAATCCCGGCCTTTTTCCGTTTGTTTGATAAAAACAGCTTAAAGAGCTATTTTTTACGGCATATGGCCCGTGCCGGGCCATGCCTGTTATTTCAGCCGCGCCGCAAAACAGAACAAGAGGACGGCGCCCCGTCGCCGTCCTCTTCTCTTTCAGCCCGCGATCTTTGCTTTGCCGGCCATATTCTTCAGCCGCTTGCGCAGCGTGCCCGACGGCCGGAAGGTAATCTCTTTCCGGCGGTCCTGCTTTTCTTTGACCACCAGACTTCCAAGGCAGCTGTCCAGCGGAATAAACCGTTCGGTCTGGGTCGCCTCCGCAATGGTGTCAAACAGCGCGGACATCATCTTCTCCACCTGCTCCGGGCTGGAATCTGTTTTCTCTGCCACGCGTTTCACCAGATACTCAGTGCCCATGGTTCAGCCCTCCTTTTTCCCTCATCTGCGGCATGAGGCAAACTTTTACAAGATAGAGTATAGCAGGCCGGCAATAAAGGAGGCGTAAATCCACTCGAATATATGCGTAAATCGCACGTAAATTAAACGTAAATTTATAATTTTTGTATACTTTGACGGCAGGTTATTCCTTCTGGTGCAGCATCATCAGCTTAATCTGCTTAAACTCCTGCATCTGAAAAATCATCGGTTCGCTCCAGCTGTAATCCGACATGAACTCATCCCGGAAGCGGTAAAGCGCTTCCTCATCGCCTCTCCAAAAATCGTAGAGATCGCAGCTGACCTCTGAAACGCGGATATAGCAGGACTGCCGCTCCCGGACAAAAATCCGCTCCACACCAAGCTTGTGCAGGAATTCCTTCAGCTTTTTAACGGTCATCCGGTAGTTTGCAGCGGTGGAACTGCGGTTTTTGGAACCGGCCCAAATCTTGTCAATGGCCTCTGAGCTGGAAACCTCGCCCCCTTCTCTGCTGACGCAAAGCGCCAGAAGCTCTTTGGCTTTAGCGCTGTGAAATACCACCAGCTGGCCGTCTATGTACATGTCAAACCGTCCAAAGGTGCGGAACATCACCTTCCGGCTCAGATTGTCCGAATTTCCGTACTGGCCCAGGGCCTTCTCAAGGATATCCAACACGTCCCGCCGGTTATAGGGCTTGCATAAAATATAGCCTGCCCGCTGATGCAGTGCTTCGATGGCACAATCGTCATAGGCAGTCAAATAGATAAGAATCAAATTCGGATTCAGCGTTTTCAGTTTTTCACCCAGTTCCAAACCCGACATCTGCGGCATCGACAGGTCAAGAAAAGCCAGCTCCACAAAGTTTCTCCGCGCATACTCCAGTGCCTCCAGCGGAGAGGTGAATACCTTCATACTCTCCACTCCCGGCAAATTCGCACAGGCCGCTTCGAAAAACCGGACCATCAAGGGCTGATCATCCACCATAATCGCCTTCATGCTCTCTCCTCCTTTGCTTCATCCTTGGGCGCTCTCGCTCCGACAGGCAGCAAAGCCTTGCGCTATGTGCATTTTCTCGTATCATACTCTATTTGTTTAAATTCTGTCAACCTTGTCGCATCTCTGTATTTTCCTGCCTGAACCGATGATTTTCCTTGAAATGACAAGCTTTTTATGCTATAGTAACAAAGTATTCGATTGCTTTGTTGAAAACTGCGTCAAAATCCAAAAGGCGAAAAATTTTCCGCCCCTGGATTTTGCGTGCGTTTTCCAGGTCTCCGGTTCCATGCGCCCGTAGCTCAGCTGGATAGAGCGACCGCCTCCTAAGTGTGAGGTGGTCGCTCACCCTGCGAGCATAAAACTAAATACTGGCCTCGGTAGCTCAGTTGGATAGAGCGACTGCCTCCTAAGCAGTAGGCCGCTGGTTCAAGCCCAGTCCGGGGTGCCAAAAACGCTGTAATCTCAATGGATTTCAGCGTTTTTGCTTTTCTTGGCTCACCCCGAAAAAGCAACTGCTTTGTGATTTGAAATGCAACTTATTTCCAGACTGTTCCCTGCTGGACTCGAACGATTTTCGAGAAATCTGCTAATGAAATTCGGATTCTGCTAATGAACCCTGCCGTGGTGTTTTATAGTCGTTTCGAGTCCTCCCGTTACCCTGCGTGCAAAAGGGCTTTCAGTTGGCGGGCAAGTTCGGGATTTTCCTGAAGCTGTGCAAGAAGCGACTGGAGGTTTAGGTCGGGAGCCGGTTCCGGTTTCGGCGGATTCAGTTCCTGCTCCACGCGCCGCATATCCGGGTTCGCATAGAATGCGACCTCAAACTTCTGCGCGTTGATTTTCCGCTCCTCATCCAGAATATGCGCATAAACTTCTGTAACCATAGACGCCTGCGCATGGCCGGTATCCCCCTGCGTGGCCTTAATGTCACCATGATTGAGCTTCAGCTTATAGGTGGTGCTTGAGTGCCGCAAAGAATGAAAGACTACATTCGGGAGGTTCGCTGACTTTTTCAGCCGTTCAAACTGATTCCCGATTACCCTGTCTTCGCAGGGCCGCCCGGTTTCCAAAGCTAAAACAAGATTATAGTCGGCATACTCGTCACCCATAATTTCTTTGAGCTTGTCCTGCTTTTGATGCCAGTCCCGAAGAATATACGCAAGGGTCTTCGGCAGCCATACCTTCCGGATACTGGTTTCCGTCTTAGGTCGTTTGAGCACAAGCCGTGTTGTCGATTTGGCTTTCACGATCCGCGGGAACATAAAGATGATGTCTTTCTCTCCGAGCGCGTCAATCGCACGTTGATCGACACGCGCTAATTCCTTGTTGACAATGATATGGGCATCGTCTTTTGCAATGTCCGAATCGGAAATGTGAACACAATCCCATGTCAGCCCTGTGATCTCGCCCATGCGCAGTGAACAGGCGAACGAAAGGTTGATTGCAACATACAGTTTCCCCTCAGAGCAGTTATCCAGAGCCTGTCTGATAATGTCAGCCGTCCAGATAGCGCGAGGATTTTTCTCTTTCTTGGGAAGAAGAACATCGTCAAACGGATTCTTCGGAACCATATCCCATCGGACGGCCTGGCGGAAAGCGCAGTGCAGCACCTTGCACACTTTTTCAATCGTGTTGGGCGGCAAGAATTCCGAGCGTGCGTTTCGGTATGTTGTGCTGACGGGTTTCATCTTTTGCAGTTGGGCGATGAAGCTGTCTACGGTACGCCTTGTCACATCCTGGACATTCATATCGCCAATGACTGGATTGATGTAATTGTTGATGATCCCGGTGTTTCCAGAGTAGGCTGAAAGCCCCCACCGCTTTGAACCGTAGAGTTCAACAAAATCTGCCAGGAAGTCACGGACAGTTACGCTGGATGGCGGAATGAAGGTTCCGTTGTTCATTTCATTCTCTACCTGTGCTTTTCTGGCCGCAGCCTCCTTCTTTGTTCCATAGGTTTCCCACTTCTGCCTTTTGACATCGGCAGAATCCGTATAGGTATATACGACGGCATACTTTTTACCGCGTTTTTGAATTGATGCCATAGCTCATGGCTCCTTTCAGGTATTGTCTCTGCCATCAAGCCAATCATCGAAAGCCTTCTTTGATATTCTCAGCCTGGTTCCAATCCGTACACATTTGAAGGTGCCGTTAGCACACATGTTATAGACGGATTTTTTGCTGACACCGAGAATTTCCGCTACTTCCATAACGGAATAGCTTCTTTTTTCAGAGTTGGCTTTAAGGCCGTTTGTATTTATCTCAGCCACAGAGGGCCTCCTTTCTTTGGTGGCTGGGGAAAAGAGCCTGTGATGTCCTCACAAATATATTATACGGATTTTCCCCACTATCACCAACAAGTAAATTACATTAGGTTCTAATCCAAGTTCGATTCCCAATTCCAGGCCATTTCCTGCGCCCTCGCTTCAGGCCGCGTATTTGCAGGCTGCCGCTGTGCGGCACTTCCCCGGCAGGTACGCAAACGCATACTGTCAGCCGATCCTGTATAACTCCCGGACAAATCGATGCAGCCGCATTTGGGGGCGGCGTTTTCAAGGTTCAATAGGTGGTTTTTACCGTTCACAAAATAAATACGGGGCCATGTCCGTATTTTTTGCACGTACGCCAGAAAAACTAAATATAGTATTTTTATATTGACTTATACAATATATTGTGTTACACTTTGCCCGTAAATGAGTTTTGCGCAATTTCCCTTTGGGCATAGGTCAATGATCTGTGTGTGGAGCAATCCACCTGCGCACGTTGTCAGGTTTGTACGTTTTTGTCAGTAGTATTGCTGTGCCATGAAAGCCGGCTGCTGCTGGCTTTTTTGTTTTACGGGGCACCGTCCCATACTGCGGGAATGACGAGAGTTTGCTGTCAGGCAAACATACTGGATTTTACCAGAATCGTTGTTCCCGCTTTTTTGCGCCCAAATGCCGAAAGGCTTTGAGGATATATCATCAAGAAAGGTGGAAACAAGAAATGAAATTCAGACGAAAATGGAAACCCGGAGGACATCATAGACGTTCCTTCCGACCGTACCA
This window of the Dysosmobacter acutus genome carries:
- a CDS encoding site-specific integrase — protein: MASIQKRGKKYAVVYTYTDSADVKRQKWETYGTKKEAAARKAQVENEMNNGTFIPPSSVTVRDFLADFVELYGSKRWGLSAYSGNTGIINNYINPVIGDMNVQDVTRRTVDSFIAQLQKMKPVSTTYRNARSEFLPPNTIEKVCKVLHCAFRQAVRWDMVPKNPFDDVLLPKKEKNPRAIWTADIIRQALDNCSEGKLYVAINLSFACSLRMGEITGLTWDCVHISDSDIAKDDAHIIVNKELARVDQRAIDALGEKDIIFMFPRIVKAKSTTRLVLKRPKTETSIRKVWLPKTLAYILRDWHQKQDKLKEIMGDEYADYNLVLALETGRPCEDRVIGNQFERLKKSANLPNVVFHSLRHSSTTYKLKLNHGDIKATQGDTGHAQASMVTEVYAHILDEERKINAQKFEVAFYANPDMRRVEQELNPPKPEPAPDLNLQSLLAQLQENPELARQLKALLHAG
- the typA gene encoding translational GTPase TypA — encoded protein: MQNKHLRNIAIIAHVDHGKTTLVDEMLKQGGAYRENQEMVDRVMDSGDLERERGITILAKNTAIAYKDVKINVVDTPGHADFGGEVERILKMVNGVILLVDAAEGPMPQTRFVLSRALELGHRVIVVVNKIDRPDQRIHEVVDEVLELLMDLDATPEQLDSPMLFCSGRNGTASYSPDVAGTDLVPLFETILEYIPGPEADVEQPFQMLVSSIDYNDFVGRIAIGRVERGTLKQNQEIAVCNYHDPDAPAKKAKAVSMYEFEGLGRKPVTEATAGNIIAMSGIGDITIGDTICAPGCVEPLPFVKISAPTLEMTFSVNDSPFAGREGKFVTSRQIRDRLQRETLKDVSLRVSEIEDATDSFNVAGRGEMSLSILIETMRREGYEFQVSPPRVLYKEIDGKTCEPIERLVVDVPSEYVGSVIEKLGSRKGDMAEMTPIGDRMKIEFLIPARGLFGYRNEFLTDTKGEGIMASVFDSYAPYKGDIQRRGTGSLISFETGESITYGLYNAQERGTLFIGAGVPVYGGMVVGQSPKSDDITVNVCKKKQLTNTRASGSDDALRLVPPRQMSLEQCLEFLADDELLEVTPQSLRIRKRILDHEKRMKSLHGGKK
- a CDS encoding helix-turn-helix domain-containing protein, which produces MAEINTNGLKANSEKRSYSVMEVAEILGVSKKSVYNMCANGTFKCVRIGTRLRISKKAFDDWLDGRDNT
- a CDS encoding response regulator: MKAIMVDDQPLMVRFFEAACANLPGVESMKVFTSPLEALEYARRNFVELAFLDLSMPQMSGLELGEKLKTLNPNLILIYLTAYDDCAIEALHQRAGYILCKPYNRRDVLDILEKALGQYGNSDNLSRKVMFRTFGRFDMYIDGQLVVFHSAKAKELLALCVSREGGEVSSSEAIDKIWAGSKNRSSTAANYRMTVKKLKEFLHKLGVERIFVRERQSCYIRVSEVSCDLYDFWRGDEEALYRFRDEFMSDYSWSEPMIFQMQEFKQIKLMMLHQKE
- a CDS encoding HU family DNA-binding protein; amino-acid sequence: MGTEYLVKRVAEKTDSSPEQVEKMMSALFDTIAEATQTERFIPLDSCLGSLVVKEKQDRRKEITFRPSGTLRKRLKNMAGKAKIAG